In the genome of Nerophis lumbriciformis linkage group LG32, RoL_Nlum_v2.1, whole genome shotgun sequence, one region contains:
- the dusp11 gene encoding RNA/RNP complex-1-interacting phosphatase isoform X2, whose amino-acid sequence MSRFGKKNGIPDRWLDYKAVGKRLNGTRFVAFKVPLKQSLTRQLPPSQAFGPWDLLDAIREDRQELGLIIDLTFNKRYYQPQDLPASLSCVNIFTKGHVVPDDDTILAFKQVVQGFLRDNADNDQLIGVHCTHGLNRTGYMICRYLIDVDRMDPAAAIKLFNSSRGHDMERQNYIDDLRSKPRRSNKGMNTGVLEFIRGTAVARPPDDGDQRQAYEFDRPHHNYHTHGRPTQGRPVYDAPHDGLYRRGRPVHDAPPHGRPTYDAPRHGRHTQHPLPPPPTAPASHPPFRPHVWRPPHAANKWEQPRYVPPRPQQPHLNPPKYIPKWANHYSVDGQDGGAGPSWPHTRYNNF is encoded by the exons GTGGCTGGATTACAAAGCTGTCGGCAAACGACTTAACGGGACCCGTTTTGTTGCCTTCAAAGTTCCTCTCAAGCAG TCTTTGACTCGCCAGCTCCCGCCCTCCCAGGCGTTTGGGCCGTGGGATCTGCTGGACGCCATCAGGGAAGACCGCCAGGAACTTGGTCTCATCATCGACTTGACTTTCAACAAGCGCTACTACCAGCCGCAG GACCTGCCGGCGTCTCTATCCTGCGTCAACATTTTCACGAAGGGTCACGTGGTGCCCGACGACGACACCATCTTGGCTTTCAAACAAGTGGTGCAGGGCTTCTTGCGGGACAACGCTGATAACG ACCAGCTGATTGGCGTCCACTGCACGCATGGCCTTAACCGCACCGGGTACATGATCTGCAG GTACTTGATCGACGTGGACAGGATGGACCCTGCAGCGGCCATCAAAC TCTTCAACTCGTCTCGCGGACACGACATGGAGCGACAAAACTACATCGACGATCTTCGCAGCAAGCCCAGGAGAAG TAACAAGGGCATGAACACGGGTGTGCTGGAGTTCATCAGGGGTACTGCTGTCGCCCGGCCGCCAGACGATGGGGACCAGAGACAAGCTTACGA GTTTGACCGCCCCCATCACAACTATCACACACATGGTCGCCCCACACAAGGTCGCCCTGTATATGACGCTCCCCACGATGGCCTCTATAGACGTGGTCGCCCCGTACATGACGCCCCGCCGCATGGCCGCCCCACATATGACGCGCCTCGACATGGCCGCCACACACAGCACCCGCTTCCCCCCCCGCCGACAGCCCCCGCCTCGCATCCTCCCTTCCGCCCTCACGTATGGAGGCCGCCTCATGCCGCCAACAAGTGGGAGCAACCCAGATATGTTCCGCCCCGCCCGCAACAGCCCCACCTGAACCCACCAAAGTATATCCCCAAATGGGCCAACCACTATAGCGTTGACGGACAGGACGGAggggcggggccaagttggccacACACCAGATATAACAACTTTTAG
- the dusp11 gene encoding RNA/RNP complex-1-interacting phosphatase isoform X1: MSRFGKKNGIPDRRKKHTGRFNCSQSGRAHQNDKPLPVCRWLDYKAVGKRLNGTRFVAFKVPLKQSLTRQLPPSQAFGPWDLLDAIREDRQELGLIIDLTFNKRYYQPQDLPASLSCVNIFTKGHVVPDDDTILAFKQVVQGFLRDNADNDQLIGVHCTHGLNRTGYMICRYLIDVDRMDPAAAIKLFNSSRGHDMERQNYIDDLRSKPRRSNKGMNTGVLEFIRGTAVARPPDDGDQRQAYEFDRPHHNYHTHGRPTQGRPVYDAPHDGLYRRGRPVHDAPPHGRPTYDAPRHGRHTQHPLPPPPTAPASHPPFRPHVWRPPHAANKWEQPRYVPPRPQQPHLNPPKYIPKWANHYSVDGQDGGAGPSWPHTRYNNF; encoded by the exons gaggaaaaagcacacaggacgtttcaattgttcacagtctggtcgcgctcatcagaatgacaagccacttccggtctgcag GTGGCTGGATTACAAAGCTGTCGGCAAACGACTTAACGGGACCCGTTTTGTTGCCTTCAAAGTTCCTCTCAAGCAG TCTTTGACTCGCCAGCTCCCGCCCTCCCAGGCGTTTGGGCCGTGGGATCTGCTGGACGCCATCAGGGAAGACCGCCAGGAACTTGGTCTCATCATCGACTTGACTTTCAACAAGCGCTACTACCAGCCGCAG GACCTGCCGGCGTCTCTATCCTGCGTCAACATTTTCACGAAGGGTCACGTGGTGCCCGACGACGACACCATCTTGGCTTTCAAACAAGTGGTGCAGGGCTTCTTGCGGGACAACGCTGATAACG ACCAGCTGATTGGCGTCCACTGCACGCATGGCCTTAACCGCACCGGGTACATGATCTGCAG GTACTTGATCGACGTGGACAGGATGGACCCTGCAGCGGCCATCAAAC TCTTCAACTCGTCTCGCGGACACGACATGGAGCGACAAAACTACATCGACGATCTTCGCAGCAAGCCCAGGAGAAG TAACAAGGGCATGAACACGGGTGTGCTGGAGTTCATCAGGGGTACTGCTGTCGCCCGGCCGCCAGACGATGGGGACCAGAGACAAGCTTACGA GTTTGACCGCCCCCATCACAACTATCACACACATGGTCGCCCCACACAAGGTCGCCCTGTATATGACGCTCCCCACGATGGCCTCTATAGACGTGGTCGCCCCGTACATGACGCCCCGCCGCATGGCCGCCCCACATATGACGCGCCTCGACATGGCCGCCACACACAGCACCCGCTTCCCCCCCCGCCGACAGCCCCCGCCTCGCATCCTCCCTTCCGCCCTCACGTATGGAGGCCGCCTCATGCCGCCAACAAGTGGGAGCAACCCAGATATGTTCCGCCCCGCCCGCAACAGCCCCACCTGAACCCACCAAAGTATATCCCCAAATGGGCCAACCACTATAGCGTTGACGGACAGGACGGAggggcggggccaagttggccacACACCAGATATAACAACTTTTAG